ATGGCAGGCTACTCTATATTGTTAACCTGTCCAAAACTCCACCAGAATTTCCTCTGTTGCGCCCTCTTGGCTCTTTCTAATATCAGTGGCCCATTAGTAGCGACGTTGGTGTCCCTGCTTAAACAAGTCTTCGATTCTCCTGCCTTTTTTCCGCTATGTTTAGTTCGATTTCTGGTACATGAAACCGAGGAAACCGAGATTTTCTGAGTCAAGAGGGACACTGATGGATGAATCCAATCCGTTGGCCTCTAGGCATGCTTGGATGCTGGCTTTTTCTACGTGATCAATCATGGAGTCAACCAGGACTTGATGGAGGAGGTGTTCGTCCAGAGCAGGTGGTTCTTTGGTCTGCCtgtgagagagaaaatgaagctGCTGAGGAACGAGAAGCACCGAGGCTACACTCCTCTGTTCGATCAGGTCCTCCACCCTGCAAATCAGATAAACGGTTTGTGTCTGATCATCCTGCTGAAGATTTTACTGCTTAAAGTGGACATGGATGAATAGCTGGTGATTTTGATGGCTGTAATCAGGTGGTGGTTGAGTAGCATTTCCTAGAAAAGGAAGATCAATTAGTTATTATTCCTGTTTTCGGTTGTATTCTTGGAGAGAACTGCCACAGAATTAGGAGTTTGAATTGCTAACACATGGCCATGAACTCAAGTCAGAGATATGGATGAAACTTGTAATTACCTATCTGCTTATCATCTTCTGAAGATTGTTTGAGCAGTAATGAATTCATTGATGTTTTGTAGGAGATTAGAAGGAGGGATACTACTTACGAGTGGAAGTACCAGAGGACGATCCTCGTGCGTAGTGGCCTCATTTTTGGACCGAACCCCAGGCCTTCTGAGGGTAAACTGCTGTTTAATGTAATTTCTCTCCAACTTAAATCAGTTGTTGATCGTGgatgtttattttggtttcattGTAGTATTTTGAGTAGAAATATTGCCAAGATGGAGGCAGGCGATGGAAAATTTCATTGTCAAGCATTGTGAGTTTTACTATAGATGATGATATAGAGCCATAggcattaatttttcttgctaGTTCCTGGATGTAAATTTTATTCCATCCAAGTAAAAGATAATACAGAGATCTTCTGTTTCTCTGATGGGGGTATTTTGGGCATTTTCAGTACCCGATAGTCACCATCGTCCCCTTCTATATGTATCAGACATTGCCAAATTCCTGTATTTTTGAAGGTGGCCCAATGGGAGTTAAATTGCTCTGCCTTTTGAACTGAATATGCTCTCTTGGGCTCTTATCCCACGTTGGCCAAAGTGAAACTCTTCTGGTTATTTGTAGCAGCTGATTAAACAATTTTCTGGGGCATTGTTCCAAAGCTGCTATGCTACAATACGAACCAGTTATTTTTAGCTGTCAAGATTTACCATTAATCACACTGACCAAGAGCCTCAACGCAAGTGTCTAATTGCTTACAATGGGATGGCTGATATTACAGTCAATAGGATCTCCAACTCtaaatcatttgatttttagatcCAAGAGTAATGCCTAGATAATCTATGTGGCAAGATTAAGTGTAATTTGTCAGTATAAACAAAGCGATGGTAGTCAAtttggtaatttatttatttgtaagtGTGCACACTCAGAAATGTCGCAAAAGTAGTTGCAAGGATCACTGCTCTAGCACTTGATCTGGAGGCTGAATTTTTTTGACAAGCCAGAAATACTCGGTGAGCCTATTGTGACCTTGTGCTTGTTGCACTATGAAGGTAGTTTTTActtcaataaaatttataataaatcctgcaaatttttcttctcattaGGTGGaaattcctttctttgtttagaTCTAGTCTCTGATCCCTTTAAAGGAATATATAGTGCTGGGGCACATTCGGACTTCGGATTTATTACCTCGTTGGCGACAGATGATGTCCTAGGTCTCCAAATATGAAATTTTCTCCTATAAAACTGTTGGTGCAGACTTTATGCCTAGTTATAATGCTTGAAACTTTtttgaacttattcagattTGCAAGAACAAGGATGCTAAACCTCCAAAATGGGAATATGTGCAACATATGAGAGGGTAAAGTCCAACTGCatcataattgtgaatttgagatgattATGTTGGAGATCTCATATTTAGAGTAATGCTTTTGGTGGAAGATCATCATGTTAGGATTTATATTCTTATGGTTCATGGCTTACGAATATAACTTGCAATAACTTTGTTTTAAT
This genomic stretch from Eucalyptus grandis isolate ANBG69807.140 chromosome 3, ASM1654582v1, whole genome shotgun sequence harbors:
- the LOC120292121 gene encoding probable 2-oxoglutarate-dependent dioxygenase At3g49630 isoform X2, whose translation is MEQLYFQACLDAGFFYVINHGVNQDLMEEVFVQSRWFFGLPVREKMKLLRNEKHRGYTPLFDQVLHPANQINGD
- the LOC120292121 gene encoding probable 2-oxoglutarate-dependent dioxygenase At3g50210 isoform X1; protein product: MEQLYFQACLDAGFFYVINHGVNQDLMEEVFVQSRWFFGLPVREKMKLLRNEKHRGYTPLFDQVLHPANQINGLCLIILLKILLLKVDMDE